In a single window of the Melioribacteraceae bacterium genome:
- a CDS encoding TrkA family potassium uptake protein: protein MKQFVVIGLGTFGFNLAIELAKNGHGVLAIDNDRQIVDRIKDLVTDAVVGDAKDKEMLSEFVKDTIDTAILGLGEIFMEETVLAIIHLRDLGIKNIIVKSMNDLRGEVYLSVGATEIIYPEKETAVRLAKRLTIPMLIDQISLAPEYGIVEIALPDSLVGKSIRDLKLREKFGVIIIAVKDILRDEMNLVPEPNLILKPDVALILLGKHVDINKLKKFM from the coding sequence ATGAAACAATTTGTAGTAATAGGGTTAGGTACTTTTGGTTTTAACTTAGCAATTGAGCTTGCAAAAAACGGTCACGGAGTTCTTGCCATTGATAATGATAGGCAAATAGTAGATAGAATAAAGGATCTGGTTACCGATGCCGTTGTTGGTGACGCAAAGGACAAAGAGATGCTGTCGGAATTTGTTAAAGATACAATCGATACGGCAATATTGGGTTTGGGAGAAATTTTCATGGAAGAAACTGTTTTGGCAATTATCCACTTAAGGGATTTGGGTATAAAAAATATAATAGTTAAATCTATGAATGATTTACGTGGTGAAGTGTATTTATCAGTAGGAGCCACCGAAATTATTTATCCCGAAAAGGAAACCGCTGTTCGTCTAGCGAAAAGATTAACAATCCCTATGTTGATTGATCAAATATCGCTCGCTCCCGAATATGGAATTGTTGAAATTGCTCTTCCAGATTCGCTTGTTGGTAAATCAATTAGAGATTTAAAACTTCGCGAAAAATTTGGTGTTATTATCATCGCCGTTAAAGATATACTCCGTGATGAAATGAACCTTGTGCCTGAGCCAAACTTAATATTAAAGCCCGATGTAGCACTAATTCTTCTTGGCAAACATGTCGACATTAACAAACTGAAAAAATTCATGTAA
- a CDS encoding histidine kinase, with protein sequence MINKKSIFYVITATFILQFILILYNNFIGFIHIKSIVEFIIRLFYGTFFAGIITLYLFVLNIKTLNQLNKKYGWKEALAKRLFVELFYVFVIGVSGAIIITTVVQIISPYKESFEWILFINSVIAFIGNVIMMAILESIHFYKNIQESKLLTETLEKENAQIKLETLKSQLNPHFLFNSLNVLSILIKKDTAKAQQFVDQFALVNRYSLDVIDKPVVELREELEFSKSYLFLQKIRFDNSIISEINVDASKLNYLVPPLAVQTLLENALKHNRASEEHPLLLKIFIEDGYLVVSNNLQPKFNQTHSSGVGLNNLKKRYEVLGNFVPEFIITDKEYIAKIPLIIQE encoded by the coding sequence GTGATAAATAAAAAATCCATATTCTATGTTATCACCGCAACATTCATTCTTCAGTTCATACTGATACTATACAATAACTTTATTGGGTTTATTCATATTAAAAGTATTGTAGAATTTATTATTCGGTTGTTTTACGGTACTTTTTTTGCCGGTATAATTACTTTATATCTTTTTGTGCTTAACATTAAAACTCTTAATCAGCTCAATAAAAAGTATGGTTGGAAAGAAGCGCTGGCAAAAAGATTATTTGTGGAACTATTTTATGTATTTGTAATTGGGGTTAGCGGAGCAATTATAATTACTACAGTTGTTCAAATCATTTCTCCATACAAAGAATCGTTTGAATGGATTCTTTTCATTAATTCCGTTATCGCCTTTATTGGCAACGTGATTATGATGGCAATTCTAGAATCAATTCATTTTTATAAAAATATCCAGGAATCTAAATTATTAACCGAGACTCTCGAAAAGGAAAATGCTCAAATTAAATTGGAGACTTTAAAGAGTCAGCTTAATCCTCACTTCTTATTTAACAGTTTAAATGTGCTTTCTATATTAATTAAAAAGGATACGGCAAAGGCACAACAATTTGTTGATCAGTTTGCCCTGGTTAATCGCTACTCGCTTGATGTAATTGACAAGCCGGTCGTTGAGCTTAGAGAAGAGTTGGAGTTTTCTAAATCATATCTGTTTCTTCAAAAAATTCGTTTTGATAATTCTATTATTTCAGAAATAAATGTTGACGCCTCAAAACTTAATTATTTGGTACCCCCGCTCGCGGTTCAAACTCTGCTTGAGAACGCGCTGAAACATAACCGGGCATCGGAGGAACACCCGCTTCTATTAAAAATTTTTATTGAGGATGGTTATCTCGTGGTTTCTAATAATCTTCAACCCAAATTTAATCAAACCCATTCAAGCGGAGTTGGGCTTAACAATCTGAAAAAAAGGTATGAGGTTTTAGGTAATTTTGTCCCAGAGTTCATAATTACTGATAAAGAATATATCGCCAAGATTCCTCTTATAATTCAAGAATAG